The DNA segment AAGAGTTCAGCGTCTACAAGGTTGTCGAGGTCGAGGTCGAGAGCCTTGAGGATGCCATTAAAGCGGCAAGGGCGGGCGCGGACGTGGTTATGCTCGATAACATGACGCCCGGAGAGATAGCAGAGACGATAGAGGCTCTAAAGCGCGAGGGCCTCCGCGATGGGGTGAAGATCGAGGTCTCCGGTGGGATAACCCCGGAGAACATCGGGGAGTATGCGAAACTCGACATCGACGTCATAAGCCTCGGCTACCTCACGCACTCGGTCAGGAACTTCGACGTCAGCCTTGAGATAATTGGAAAGGCCTGAACGAGGGCTTTTCTGCTCTGCCTTATTTTTCCTGAAGTTTCTTGGGGGCCGGTGCGGCTTTTCCGCGGCAAGGTTTATATTCAAGTTTTTTCTTGAATAATATTGCAAGCCAAAACTTGAAATGGTGGTGTCCATGGGAAAGCTCCACGTTATAGAGGCTAAGGGTACCGAGAGGCTCAAGAGGGGCTTCGCCAAGATGGTCAAGGGCGGAGTGATAATGGACGTCACAAACGCTGAGCAGGCCAGAATAGCCGAGGAAGCCGGCGCGGTTTCTGTCATGGCGCTCCACATGGTTCCCGCGGACATAAGAAAGACCGGCGGCGTTGCCAGGATGGCCCCCGTTAAGAAGATCCAGGAGATAATGGACGCGGTTACGATTCCGGTTATGGCTAAGGTCAGGATCGGCCACGTCGCGGAGGCAAAAATTCTGGAAGCTTTGGGCGTTGACATGATAGACGAAAGCGAGGTTCTGACTCCCGCCGATCCGTATTTCCACATAGACAAGAGAGAATTTGCCGTTCCCTTCGTCTGCGGCGCCAGGAACCTCGGCGAGGCCGTGAGGAGGATATGGGAAGGCTCGGCCATGATAAGGACGAAAGGTGAGGCCGGAACCGGCAACATCGTCGAGGCAGTAAGACATGTCCGCCTCGTCGCAGACAACATAAGA comes from the Thermococcus thioreducens genome and includes:
- the pdxS gene encoding pyridoxal 5'-phosphate synthase lyase subunit PdxS, which codes for MGKLHVIEAKGTERLKRGFAKMVKGGVIMDVTNAEQARIAEEAGAVSVMALHMVPADIRKTGGVARMAPVKKIQEIMDAVTIPVMAKVRIGHVAEAKILEALGVDMIDESEVLTPADPYFHIDKREFAVPFVCGARNLGEAVRRIWEGSAMIRTKGEAGTGNIVEAVRHVRLVADNIRLLQRMTDEQVYGVAEKFAEPYLRLAASIRDISGIPKQILENEPVYGHYTYGEIVEGLYRILLEIKKLGRLPVVNFAAGGVATPADAALMMGMGMDGVFVGSGIFKSSRPEKMARAIVEAVNHWDEPDVLVEISREIGEPMRGRDIEELEVRLEERGV